In one Brevibacterium sp. CBA3109 genomic region, the following are encoded:
- a CDS encoding xanthine dehydrogenase small subunit, producing the protein MTATETQRSTARISVNSAVHEFDGPPHTNALDFLRGVGLTAAKEGCAEGECGACAIMVARPEDDGTTRWTSINSCLLPAAALDGQEVITAEGLADGESVHPVQEEMAVRGGSQCGYCTPGFICSMAAEYYRPERGDDAAATTGDNAADHHCGPNGFDIHSLSGNLCRCTGYRPIRDAAYALGQPEPGDPVAARREKPAPNSASTDIHRADTATGEIGRFRRPSTLAEALHILADEPEALVVAGATDWGVEVNIKSARAKSMLAIDRLPELRGIARSAEYIELGAAHTLSELERELAGSIPLLGKLIPQFASRLIRNAATIGGNLGTGSPIGDAPPALLALDAQLVLTSAQGSRVVELADYFTGYRQTVRGAGELITAIRIPLPLAPLTSFQKIAKRRFDDISSVAIGYAVTVDDGIVTKARLGLGGVAATPLRARTTEALLEGAPWTLETVHGAADTLAAEGTPMDDHRASAKYRTAMLRSSLERFFAEQEAGR; encoded by the coding sequence ATGACTGCCACGGAAACTCAACGTTCCACCGCCCGGATTTCAGTGAACTCAGCCGTTCACGAATTCGACGGGCCACCACACACAAATGCTCTGGACTTCCTCCGCGGAGTCGGACTCACGGCAGCCAAAGAAGGCTGTGCCGAAGGCGAATGCGGGGCCTGCGCCATCATGGTCGCCCGCCCCGAGGACGATGGGACAACCCGTTGGACCTCGATCAACTCCTGCCTGCTGCCGGCCGCGGCACTCGACGGCCAAGAGGTCATCACAGCCGAAGGCCTCGCCGACGGTGAGAGCGTCCACCCCGTCCAGGAGGAGATGGCCGTGCGCGGCGGATCCCAATGCGGATACTGCACCCCCGGCTTCATCTGCTCCATGGCCGCCGAATACTACCGGCCCGAGCGTGGAGACGATGCCGCTGCGACCACCGGCGACAACGCGGCCGACCACCACTGCGGCCCCAACGGCTTCGACATCCACTCCCTGTCAGGCAACCTCTGCCGCTGCACCGGCTACCGCCCCATCCGAGACGCTGCCTACGCCCTCGGCCAGCCCGAACCCGGCGACCCGGTCGCGGCGCGTCGCGAGAAGCCGGCCCCGAACTCGGCGAGCACCGATATCCACCGGGCCGATACCGCCACCGGTGAAATCGGACGGTTCCGTCGTCCTTCCACCCTCGCCGAGGCGCTTCACATCCTGGCCGACGAGCCCGAGGCTCTCGTCGTCGCCGGCGCCACCGATTGGGGCGTCGAGGTCAACATCAAGAGCGCACGCGCGAAATCGATGCTCGCCATCGACCGCCTCCCCGAGCTGCGCGGCATCGCTCGCAGTGCTGAATACATTGAGCTGGGGGCAGCTCACACACTGAGCGAACTCGAACGCGAACTCGCCGGATCGATCCCGCTGCTGGGCAAACTGATCCCTCAGTTCGCCTCCCGACTCATCCGCAACGCCGCTACCATCGGTGGCAACCTCGGCACGGGCTCACCCATCGGCGACGCCCCGCCGGCGCTCCTGGCCTTGGACGCACAGCTCGTGCTCACCTCGGCGCAGGGCTCACGAGTCGTAGAACTCGCCGACTATTTCACCGGCTACCGACAGACCGTACGTGGTGCGGGTGAACTCATCACCGCGATCCGCATCCCGTTGCCACTGGCACCACTGACCTCGTTCCAGAAGATCGCGAAGCGCCGCTTCGACGACATCTCCTCGGTCGCAATCGGCTACGCCGTGACCGTCGACGACGGGATTGTGACCAAGGCCAGACTGGGACTCGGCGGAGTCGCTGCGACCCCGTTGCGCGCCAGGACCACCGAGGCACTGCTCGAGGGAGCACCCTGGACGCTGGAGACCGTGCACGGTGCTGCAGATACCCTCGCCGCCGAGGGCACCCCGATGGATGATCACCGGGCGAGTGCGAAATACCGGACCGCGATGCTGCGGTCCTCGCTTGAGCGTTTCTTTGCCGAACAGGAGGCAGGACGATGA
- the xdhB gene encoding xanthine dehydrogenase molybdopterin binding subunit has protein sequence MSQLSQRPTDPIVGESHHHESAFGHVTGAALYTDDLVGRLTGVLHAHPVQSTQAHAKLGSVDIAGAYEIPGVVRVITAEDIPGVNDQGVKHDEPMLPVDEVMFFGQPIAWVLGNDLEAAKAGAAAVVVDYEPLPSLVSVRDAIEAKSFHGIQPVIDKGDAAGAFADAAHVFEGEFEFAGQEHFYLETQASLAHIDESGQIFVQCSTQHPTETQDIVSHVLGVPAHEVTVQCLRMGGGFGGKEMQPHGYAALAALGAKLTGRPVRLRLNRTLDITMTGKRHGFHSSWKIGITDEGKILALDATLTADGGWSLDLSEPVLTRAMCHIDNAYWVPNIRVAGRIAKCNKTSQTAFRGFGGPQGMLVMEDILGRVAPKLGLSARELRRRNFYTAGQDTPYYQPVRHPERMEAAWDQVVSTAEVEARESEIDQFNARNEHVKRAIAITPVKFGISFNLTAFNQGGALVLVYKDGSVLVTHGGTEMGQGLHMKMLQVAATTLGVPLSTVRLAPTRTDKVPNTSATAASSGTDLNGGAVKDACEQIRSRLTQVAAGILGAPANEVSVHRGIVSALSSKKTVTWEELINAAYFQRVQLSASGFYRTEGLHWDLSVMTGEPFKYFAYGAAASEVEVNRFDGSYTLRRVDIVHDVGDSLSPLIDLGQIEGGFVQGAGWLTLEDLRWDESDKPSRGRLATQAASTYKIPSFSEAPEVFNVSLLDKAHEEGAVYGSKAVGEPPLMLAFSVREALRGAVAAFGSETAGEHGPSVELASPATPEAVFWAIESVRLPAASDATVSGDAAQGSPEGISVPS, from the coding sequence ATGAGCCAGCTGTCACAGCGCCCCACCGATCCCATCGTCGGTGAGAGCCACCACCACGAAAGCGCCTTCGGTCACGTCACCGGAGCGGCCCTCTACACCGATGACCTGGTCGGACGCCTCACTGGTGTTCTCCACGCCCACCCCGTGCAGTCCACACAGGCGCACGCGAAGCTGGGCAGCGTCGATATCGCCGGCGCCTACGAGATCCCAGGCGTCGTCCGTGTGATCACGGCCGAAGACATTCCCGGCGTCAACGACCAGGGCGTCAAGCACGACGAGCCGATGCTGCCCGTGGACGAGGTGATGTTCTTCGGCCAGCCCATCGCCTGGGTCCTCGGCAACGACCTCGAAGCGGCGAAGGCCGGAGCGGCAGCTGTCGTCGTTGACTACGAACCGCTGCCCTCTCTGGTCAGCGTGAGGGATGCGATCGAGGCGAAGAGCTTCCACGGCATTCAGCCCGTCATCGACAAGGGCGACGCCGCCGGAGCCTTCGCCGATGCTGCTCACGTGTTCGAAGGCGAATTCGAGTTCGCCGGCCAAGAGCACTTCTACCTCGAGACCCAGGCCTCGCTGGCTCACATCGATGAAAGCGGGCAGATCTTCGTCCAGTGCTCGACCCAGCACCCCACCGAAACGCAGGACATCGTCTCCCACGTCCTCGGGGTTCCCGCCCATGAGGTGACCGTGCAATGCCTGCGCATGGGCGGTGGATTCGGCGGCAAGGAGATGCAGCCACACGGATATGCGGCTCTGGCGGCCCTCGGCGCGAAGCTCACCGGTCGCCCGGTGCGCCTGCGGCTGAACCGCACACTCGACATCACGATGACCGGCAAGCGCCACGGCTTCCATTCGTCCTGGAAGATCGGAATCACCGACGAGGGCAAGATTCTCGCCCTCGACGCGACTCTGACCGCTGACGGTGGGTGGAGCCTCGACCTGTCCGAGCCCGTGCTCACCCGCGCCATGTGTCACATCGACAACGCCTACTGGGTGCCCAACATCCGTGTGGCCGGTCGCATTGCGAAGTGCAACAAGACCTCGCAGACGGCCTTCCGCGGATTCGGCGGACCCCAGGGCATGCTGGTGATGGAGGACATCCTCGGCCGGGTCGCCCCGAAGCTGGGGCTGTCGGCCCGTGAACTGCGCCGTCGTAACTTCTACACCGCCGGACAGGACACCCCGTACTACCAGCCGGTGCGTCATCCCGAGCGGATGGAGGCCGCCTGGGATCAGGTCGTGTCCACCGCCGAGGTGGAGGCCCGGGAATCCGAAATCGACCAGTTCAATGCCCGGAACGAGCACGTCAAACGCGCGATCGCGATCACCCCGGTGAAGTTCGGGATCTCGTTCAACCTCACCGCCTTCAACCAAGGCGGCGCCCTCGTCCTCGTGTACAAGGACGGTTCCGTCCTCGTCACTCATGGTGGCACCGAGATGGGCCAGGGCCTGCACATGAAGATGCTGCAGGTCGCGGCCACCACCCTCGGGGTGCCTCTGTCCACGGTGCGGCTTGCGCCCACGCGCACGGACAAGGTCCCCAACACCTCGGCGACGGCGGCAAGCTCGGGCACCGACCTCAACGGCGGTGCGGTCAAGGACGCCTGCGAACAGATCCGGAGCCGGCTGACACAGGTGGCCGCCGGAATCCTCGGGGCACCCGCCAACGAGGTCAGCGTCCACCGCGGCATCGTCAGTGCGCTGTCATCGAAGAAGACGGTGACCTGGGAAGAGCTCATCAACGCCGCCTACTTCCAGCGGGTCCAGCTCTCGGCCTCCGGGTTCTACCGAACCGAGGGACTGCACTGGGACCTGTCGGTCATGACCGGTGAGCCCTTCAAATACTTCGCCTACGGTGCGGCCGCGTCCGAGGTCGAGGTCAACCGCTTCGACGGATCCTACACACTGCGCCGGGTCGACATCGTCCATGATGTCGGCGATTCGCTCTCGCCGCTGATCGACCTCGGCCAGATCGAGGGCGGATTCGTCCAAGGCGCCGGTTGGCTGACCTTGGAGGACCTGCGGTGGGACGAATCAGACAAGCCCAGCCGAGGTCGCCTGGCGACCCAAGCCGCCAGCACCTACAAGATCCCCAGCTTCTCTGAGGCGCCAGAGGTCTTCAACGTCTCGCTGCTGGACAAGGCACACGAAGAGGGTGCCGTCTACGGCTCCAAGGCCGTGGGCGAACCACCGCTCATGCTCGCATTCTCCGTCCGGGAGGCCCTGCGAGGCGCTGTGGCCGCGTTCGGCTCGGAGACTGCCGGCGAACACGGTCCCTCCGTCGAGCTGGCCTCACCGGCGACGCCCGAAGCCGTGTTCTGGGCCATCGAATCGGTGCGGCTGCCTGCCGCCAGCGATGCTACCGTGTCCGGAGATGCTGCGCAGGGGAGCCCGGAAGGCATCAGTGTCCCATCATGA
- a CDS encoding 2-hydroxy-3-oxopropionate reductase, producing the protein MSKTIAFIGLGIMGLPMAKNLVNAGFTVRGYNRSPEKVADLAAAGGQAAGTIAEAVDGADVIITMVPDSPDVEDVLTGDEGILAHAKAGAYWIDNSTIRPDVAKNLSAQAAQKGLKPLDAPVSGGEAGAINGALSIMVGGDKGDFDAVSDVFDAVGKTIVLVGPSGSGQTVKAANQLIVAGNIELLAEAVVFLEAYGVETTSALQVLGGGLAGSKVLDQKGQKMLDRSFDPGFRLELHHKDMGIVTAAAREAGVAIPLGSAVAQLVASTVQQGNGGLDHSGLLTVVEQLSGKNQD; encoded by the coding sequence ATGAGTAAGACAATCGCATTCATCGGACTCGGAATCATGGGGTTGCCGATGGCCAAGAACCTCGTCAACGCAGGCTTCACCGTCCGCGGCTACAACCGTTCACCGGAGAAGGTCGCTGACCTTGCCGCAGCAGGCGGCCAGGCCGCGGGGACCATCGCCGAGGCCGTCGACGGAGCCGATGTCATCATCACCATGGTTCCCGACTCCCCGGACGTCGAGGACGTGCTGACCGGCGACGAGGGCATCCTCGCCCACGCCAAGGCCGGCGCCTACTGGATCGACAACTCCACGATCCGCCCCGACGTTGCGAAGAACCTGTCCGCCCAGGCTGCCCAGAAGGGCCTCAAGCCACTCGACGCACCCGTCTCCGGCGGCGAAGCAGGAGCGATCAACGGTGCGCTGTCGATCATGGTCGGAGGAGACAAGGGCGACTTCGATGCCGTGTCCGATGTCTTCGACGCCGTCGGCAAGACCATCGTCCTCGTCGGCCCTTCGGGCTCGGGGCAGACCGTGAAGGCCGCGAACCAGCTCATCGTCGCCGGCAATATCGAACTCCTCGCCGAGGCGGTCGTCTTCCTCGAGGCCTACGGAGTCGAGACCACCTCGGCGCTGCAGGTCCTCGGTGGCGGACTGGCCGGATCGAAGGTCCTCGACCAGAAGGGGCAGAAGATGCTCGACCGCTCCTTCGACCCCGGCTTCCGCCTGGAGCTGCACCACAAGGACATGGGCATCGTCACCGCCGCCGCCCGCGAGGCAGGGGTCGCGATTCCGCTCGGTTCGGCCGTCGCGCAGCTCGTCGCCTCGACCGTCCAGCAGGGCAACGGAGGACTCGACCACTCGGGTCTGCTCACCGTCGTCGAACAGCTCTCGGGCAAGAACCAGGACTGA
- a CDS encoding hydroxypyruvate isomerase family protein: MATFDFTNADSYILNCSTLLTELPVMERAQAARDAGFSQVEFWWPFDGNPTPTSAEVDEFIASLDSAGVELKGLNFSAGNMAAGDRGMVSIKGAEADFAKNVEIVVEIGRRTGCRAFNALYGLRTEGQNPEEQDEVAIENLKFAADAVAAIEGAVLVEPVSGADDYPLKRASDAAEVVQRVRAQGVANIAVLADFFHMSINGDDVAAVIEADAAKFGHIQIADAAGRGAPGTGELPLQDWINRSYELGYTGSIALEYKQDRATAFEWLAN; the protein is encoded by the coding sequence ATGGCGACATTCGATTTCACCAATGCCGACAGCTACATCCTCAACTGCTCCACCCTGCTCACCGAACTGCCCGTGATGGAGCGCGCCCAGGCCGCTAGGGACGCCGGTTTCAGCCAGGTCGAGTTCTGGTGGCCCTTCGACGGCAACCCGACCCCCACCTCGGCGGAGGTCGATGAATTCATCGCTTCGCTGGACAGTGCAGGCGTCGAACTCAAGGGACTGAACTTCTCGGCCGGGAACATGGCCGCCGGTGACCGCGGCATGGTCTCGATCAAGGGCGCAGAGGCCGACTTCGCGAAGAACGTCGAGATCGTCGTCGAGATCGGCCGCCGCACAGGCTGCCGCGCCTTCAACGCCCTCTACGGCCTGCGCACCGAGGGCCAGAACCCTGAGGAGCAGGACGAGGTCGCGATCGAGAACCTCAAGTTCGCGGCCGACGCCGTCGCCGCCATCGAGGGGGCCGTGCTCGTCGAACCCGTCTCCGGAGCCGATGACTACCCGCTCAAGCGTGCTTCCGACGCCGCCGAGGTGGTCCAGCGGGTCCGTGCTCAGGGCGTTGCCAACATCGCCGTCCTCGCCGACTTCTTCCACATGTCGATCAACGGCGACGACGTCGCCGCGGTCATCGAGGCCGATGCCGCGAAGTTCGGTCACATCCAGATCGCCGACGCCGCCGGCCGCGGGGCACCCGGCACGGGGGAACTGCCGCTCCAGGACTGGATCAACCGGTCCTACGAGCTCGGCTACACCGGATCCATTGCACTCGAATACAAGCAGGATCGCGCCACCGCATTCGAATGGCTCGCGAACTGA
- a CDS encoding NCS2 family permease, giving the protein MADNDQRRDAKTATERSGSPSLLDRFFEITSRGSSIKQEIRGGIVAFFAMAYIVVLNPLILGGSQDVTGGSLDFAQLTAVTGLVAGVITILFGVVARLPFALAAGLGMNSFLAVSVVQEVTWAEAMGLVIINGVIIVVLGATGIRTAIFNAVPHALKVAITVGIGLFIAFIGFVNSGFVTRTPAGPPVQLGQNGSIASLPTLVFVFALILIGILVARQVPGGILIGIIVATILAMVIQAFAKLGTVGDPVNPDPVGWNLAAPEIPGQVVALPDFSLIGAFDLFGSFERIGVLAATMLVFTLVFTNFFDAMGTMTGLARSAGLQTKDGMFPRIRGAFIVEGIGAVAGGGASASSNTVFVDAAAGIAEGARTGLAACVTGGLFLLSMFFAPLIGVIPMEAGAAALVIVGAMMVTQIREIDMSDFRTSLPVFLTMVTMPLTYSIANGIGVGFISWALIHAMSKRGRDVHWLLWVVSAGFVLYFVRGPISAILGG; this is encoded by the coding sequence ATGGCTGACAACGACCAACGGCGGGATGCGAAAACCGCCACCGAGCGCAGCGGGAGCCCCAGCCTCCTCGACAGATTCTTCGAGATCACATCACGCGGTTCCTCGATCAAGCAGGAGATCCGCGGCGGCATCGTGGCCTTCTTTGCGATGGCTTATATCGTCGTCCTCAACCCGCTCATCCTGGGCGGATCCCAGGATGTCACGGGCGGGTCGCTCGACTTCGCCCAGCTGACTGCCGTCACCGGCCTCGTCGCCGGCGTCATCACGATCCTCTTCGGCGTCGTCGCGAGGCTCCCATTCGCCCTCGCCGCGGGACTGGGCATGAACAGCTTCCTGGCCGTCTCCGTGGTCCAGGAAGTCACCTGGGCCGAAGCCATGGGGCTCGTGATCATCAACGGTGTCATCATCGTCGTCCTCGGAGCCACCGGCATCCGAACCGCGATCTTCAACGCCGTGCCCCACGCGCTGAAGGTCGCGATCACTGTCGGCATCGGCCTGTTCATCGCGTTCATCGGCTTCGTCAACTCCGGCTTCGTCACCCGCACCCCGGCCGGACCTCCCGTCCAGCTGGGACAGAACGGGTCGATTGCATCGCTGCCGACGCTCGTGTTCGTCTTCGCCCTGATCCTCATCGGCATCCTCGTCGCACGTCAGGTTCCAGGCGGAATCCTCATCGGCATCATCGTGGCCACGATCCTCGCAATGGTCATCCAGGCCTTCGCGAAGCTGGGAACCGTGGGCGACCCGGTCAACCCGGACCCGGTGGGCTGGAACCTCGCCGCACCCGAGATCCCCGGGCAGGTCGTGGCGCTGCCGGACTTCTCACTCATCGGCGCCTTCGACCTGTTCGGATCCTTTGAGCGCATCGGCGTCCTGGCTGCCACGATGCTGGTCTTCACTCTGGTGTTCACGAACTTCTTCGACGCCATGGGCACAATGACCGGCCTCGCTCGCAGCGCCGGCCTGCAGACGAAGGACGGAATGTTCCCCCGCATCCGCGGTGCATTCATCGTCGAAGGCATCGGCGCAGTTGCCGGTGGTGGAGCCTCCGCCTCGTCGAACACCGTGTTCGTCGACGCCGCGGCAGGCATCGCCGAAGGCGCACGAACCGGACTCGCCGCCTGCGTCACCGGCGGACTGTTCCTGCTGTCGATGTTCTTCGCGCCGCTCATCGGCGTCATCCCGATGGAAGCCGGAGCCGCCGCGCTCGTCATCGTCGGTGCCATGATGGTCACGCAGATCCGCGAGATCGACATGAGTGACTTCCGCACCTCGCTGCCGGTGTTCCTGACCATGGTCACGATGCCGCTGACCTACTCGATCGCCAATGGAATCGGCGTCGGATTCATCTCCTGGGCCCTCATCCACGCGATGAGCAAGCGCGGCCGGGACGTCCACTGGCTCCTCTGGGTCGTGTCCGCAGGATTCGTCCTGTACTTCGTTCGCGGCCCGATTTCAGCTATCTTAGGTGGATGA
- the xdhC gene encoding xanthine dehydrogenase accessory protein XdhC, with translation MTWMDTAAKLRSSRVPAVLVTLASVRGHAPREAGAKLIVTADDLHGTIGGGNMEMTAVTRAREILAAASGPGSEATRPEPEMLTLRLNDKAPVKYGRQCCGGEVSVLLEPLPVPASVAIFGIGNIGLELTRILARHDIDIHLSDSRPEHFEELERLEPPVAQVHREFAVVGEEVLVGLPMGTHVLIMTHDHAEDLHLCDAALTRGDLGSIGLIGSSAKWQRFRKNLIAEGHTPETVDTIDCPIGLPDLPGKQPATIALSVAADLLGRIG, from the coding sequence ATGACCTGGATGGACACAGCTGCGAAGCTTCGTTCTTCTCGGGTGCCGGCCGTCCTCGTCACTCTCGCCTCGGTTCGCGGGCACGCCCCGCGTGAGGCCGGAGCGAAGCTGATCGTCACCGCCGATGACCTGCATGGGACCATCGGCGGTGGCAACATGGAGATGACTGCCGTCACCCGTGCCCGCGAGATCCTGGCTGCAGCGTCTGGGCCGGGATCGGAGGCGACTCGACCCGAACCTGAGATGCTCACGCTGCGACTCAACGACAAGGCACCGGTCAAATACGGGCGTCAATGCTGCGGGGGAGAGGTCAGCGTACTGCTCGAACCGCTGCCCGTGCCCGCCTCGGTGGCGATCTTCGGGATCGGCAACATCGGACTTGAACTGACCCGAATCCTGGCTCGCCACGACATCGACATCCACCTCAGCGACTCCCGTCCCGAGCATTTCGAGGAGCTCGAGCGACTGGAACCGCCTGTGGCCCAGGTCCATCGCGAGTTCGCCGTCGTCGGCGAGGAGGTGCTCGTCGGGCTGCCCATGGGCACGCATGTGCTCATCATGACCCACGACCACGCCGAGGATCTCCACCTCTGCGATGCGGCACTGACCCGCGGCGACCTCGGGTCCATCGGGCTCATCGGCTCGAGTGCCAAATGGCAGCGGTTCAGAAAGAACCTCATCGCCGAAGGCCACACACCCGAGACTGTTGACACCATCGACTGCCCCATCGGCCTGCCCGATCTGCCCGGAAAGCAGCCGGCGACGATCGCACTCAGCGTCGCCGCCGACCTGCTGGGCCGCATCGGCTGA
- a CDS encoding nucleobase:cation symporter-2 family protein, with the protein MPKLFAYGLQHVLTMYGGIIAVPLIIGKAAGVDGDQLVALVTASLFVGGIATLIQSIGFPLVGSRLPLIQGVSFAGVATMLSILTGGGNLGDIFGAVIVASVIGFIVAPFFARIIRFFPPVVTGVVITAIGLTLIPTAGNWAMGGDEAAADYGSVQNITLAFITFAVILLLSKVGSATISRLSILLGLIIGTAVGAAMGMTDFSDVGDGAPVAIPGLLPFGAPTFDLAAIGSMLIVILVIKTETAADVLAVGEIVGTPVDKKRVAAGLRADMLSSVIAPFFGSFTQSAFAQNVGLVALTGVRSRFVVSAGGVILILLGLMPVLGQVVAAVPMPVLGGAGFILFGTVSGSGIRNLKEVKFEGNMNLIIVSASLAFALVPVVKPDFYEQFPSWVQTIFHSGISSAAIMAVLLNLLFNELSFGNSRNPSVYGAKPARFLTPSNLRDLREGDQFIGGVFVDCDGEEIPLVPDEQAEEIRAAIDCGDIVDTASVKQVVSEESEHRRP; encoded by the coding sequence GTGCCCAAGCTCTTCGCCTACGGGCTCCAGCACGTCCTCACCATGTACGGCGGCATCATCGCGGTGCCGCTCATCATCGGCAAGGCGGCCGGAGTCGACGGCGATCAGCTTGTCGCACTGGTCACCGCCAGCCTCTTCGTCGGCGGGATAGCAACCCTGATCCAGAGCATCGGCTTCCCCCTCGTGGGATCGCGCCTGCCATTGATCCAGGGAGTCTCCTTCGCCGGCGTCGCGACGATGCTCTCCATCCTCACCGGCGGCGGCAACCTCGGCGACATCTTCGGCGCGGTCATCGTCGCCAGCGTCATCGGATTCATCGTGGCTCCGTTCTTCGCCCGGATCATCCGCTTCTTCCCACCTGTGGTCACCGGCGTGGTCATCACGGCCATCGGACTCACACTCATTCCGACTGCGGGCAATTGGGCCATGGGCGGCGACGAGGCCGCCGCCGACTACGGCTCCGTGCAGAACATCACACTGGCCTTCATCACCTTCGCCGTCATCCTGCTGCTGAGCAAGGTGGGATCGGCCACGATCTCACGGCTGTCGATCCTGCTCGGCCTCATCATCGGCACAGCCGTCGGTGCTGCGATGGGCATGACGGACTTCTCCGACGTCGGCGACGGCGCTCCGGTGGCGATCCCGGGACTGCTGCCCTTCGGCGCGCCGACCTTCGACCTTGCAGCGATCGGCTCGATGCTCATCGTCATCCTCGTCATCAAGACCGAGACCGCAGCGGACGTGCTGGCCGTCGGCGAGATCGTCGGCACCCCGGTCGACAAGAAGCGGGTCGCGGCCGGATTGCGCGCCGACATGCTCTCCTCGGTCATTGCGCCCTTCTTCGGGTCCTTCACCCAGTCGGCCTTCGCCCAGAACGTGGGCCTCGTGGCGCTGACCGGAGTCCGCTCCCGCTTCGTCGTCTCCGCGGGCGGTGTCATCCTCATCCTCCTCGGGCTCATGCCCGTACTCGGTCAGGTCGTCGCGGCTGTGCCGATGCCCGTCCTCGGCGGCGCCGGGTTCATCCTCTTCGGAACCGTTTCGGGATCAGGCATCCGCAACCTCAAGGAGGTGAAGTTCGAGGGAAACATGAACCTCATCATCGTCTCCGCCTCGCTCGCCTTCGCACTCGTCCCCGTGGTCAAGCCCGACTTCTACGAGCAGTTCCCGTCCTGGGTGCAGACGATCTTCCACTCGGGAATCTCCTCGGCCGCGATCATGGCGGTTCTGCTCAATCTCCTGTTCAACGAGCTGAGTTTCGGCAATTCGCGAAACCCCTCGGTCTACGGTGCGAAGCCCGCGCGCTTCCTCACACCTTCGAACCTCAGGGATCTGCGCGAAGGCGATCAGTTCATCGGCGGAGTCTTCGTCGACTGCGATGGCGAGGAGATCCCACTCGTTCCCGATGAGCAGGCCGAGGAGATCCGGGCCGCGATCGACTGCGGAGACATCGTCGACACCGCCAGCGTGAAGCAGGTCGTCAGCGAGGAGTCGGAGCACCGCCGCCCTTGA
- the guaD gene encoding guanine deaminase, translating into MFIYRARVFDTPTDPFAGGTLRSGSDVAIVVAEGLIIARTDYASAVAEHPDAEVVDLRAGVLIPGLIDTHVHYPQVRAIGYLGKPLLEWLDHCALPEEAKLADEAYASAVAGEFLAGLTSAGTTSAMVFGSHFATAMDTFFSQAAEVGLRITSGLVTSDKILPEPLLTSVEQSVSESQGLIDRWHGNGRLRFAITPRFSFSAGEELLAAGGQLLADNPRVWVTSHLNENRDEIAGVAAMFPEALDYLDTYDRAGLLGRRTILAHNVHPSDRELARMAEVGAASAHCPTSNSNLASGFFPLRRHIEAGVRVALGSDVGAGTGFSLLKEGVQAYFMQQLDPSGGLPLSSAHLLHLATAAGAEALELGDEVGDLSVGKRFDAAYISPAAHQPLDVGIRHASSDEDVLAKIFAMGTPADITRVWVDGQLVKGGGAPTPR; encoded by the coding sequence ATGTTCATCTACCGTGCCCGTGTCTTCGACACACCGACCGACCCCTTCGCCGGGGGCACTCTGCGCTCCGGCTCAGACGTCGCCATCGTCGTCGCTGAGGGGCTGATCATCGCCCGCACAGACTACGCGAGTGCGGTTGCTGAGCATCCCGACGCCGAGGTGGTCGACCTGCGTGCCGGCGTACTCATTCCCGGCCTCATCGACACCCACGTCCACTACCCGCAGGTCCGCGCCATCGGCTATCTCGGCAAGCCCCTGCTCGAGTGGCTCGACCACTGTGCCCTGCCAGAAGAGGCGAAACTCGCTGACGAGGCCTATGCCTCAGCCGTGGCCGGCGAGTTCCTCGCCGGACTGACCTCGGCGGGAACCACCTCGGCGATGGTCTTCGGTTCGCATTTCGCAACCGCCATGGACACCTTCTTCTCCCAAGCCGCCGAGGTGGGTCTGCGGATCACATCTGGACTGGTCACCAGCGACAAGATCCTTCCAGAACCGCTGCTGACCAGCGTCGAGCAATCAGTGTCCGAGAGTCAGGGTCTCATCGACCGCTGGCACGGGAACGGCAGACTCAGATTCGCCATCACTCCGCGCTTCTCCTTCTCTGCGGGGGAGGAGCTGCTGGCCGCTGGTGGGCAGCTGCTGGCGGACAATCCGAGGGTCTGGGTGACCTCTCACCTCAACGAGAACCGCGACGAGATCGCCGGTGTCGCCGCGATGTTCCCCGAAGCGCTCGACTACCTCGACACCTACGATCGTGCGGGACTGCTGGGCAGGCGGACGATCCTGGCCCACAACGTCCACCCGAGCGATCGTGAACTGGCCAGAATGGCCGAGGTCGGGGCCGCCTCGGCGCACTGTCCGACCTCGAATTCGAACCTGGCCAGCGGCTTCTTCCCACTGCGCCGACACATCGAGGCCGGGGTCCGCGTCGCGCTCGGTTCGGATGTGGGAGCGGGGACAGGGTTCTCCCTGCTCAAGGAGGGCGTCCAGGCGTACTTCATGCAGCAGCTCGACCCGTCCGGCGGTCTGCCGCTGAGCTCCGCACACCTGCTGCACCTGGCCACCGCCGCCGGTGCCGAGGCACTCGAACTCGGCGATGAGGTGGGCGACCTGTCCGTGGGCAAGCGCTTCGACGCGGCCTACATCTCACCCGCAGCGCACCAGCCCTTGGACGTGGGCATCAGGCACGCCAGCAGCGACGAGGACGTCCTGGCGAAGATCTTCGCCATGGGGACACCGGCAGACATCACCCGCGTGTGGGTCGACGGTCAGCTCGTCAAGGGCGGCGGTGCTCCGACTCCTCGCTGA